One part of the Mariniblastus fucicola genome encodes these proteins:
- a CDS encoding GTP-binding protein, whose product MNFQLNPETFSKKLPVTVLSGFLGAGKTTLLNHILSNREGLKVAVIVNDMSEVNIDAALVRDGNAQLSRTEEQLVEMSNGCICCTLREDLLIEVKKLAQENRFDYLLVESTGISEPMPVAETFTFEDEDGECLSDVAELDTMVTVVDAANFLRDFGSWDDLNDRRMGLSEEDDRNIVDLLVDQVEFANVIMVNKTDLVTPEQTGLIKKIISQLNSSAIVLESTKSEVPLEKVLGTGRFKLDAAQEMSSDWLAIPRGEEETETEEYGISNFVFRSDRPFHPQRLWDAVGDDMEAGLFQNVLRSKGIAWIASRHDWAYNWSQAGCSVLLEPAGFWWASAPKESWPEEEEVIAEIKDRMIHEYGDRQQELVFIGQNLDQEHVTRLLNGCLLTDEEYELGPGSWEHFNDPMPPIEFDEEDYSQGEYTNDS is encoded by the coding sequence ATGAATTTTCAATTGAACCCGGAAACGTTTTCCAAAAAACTTCCAGTTACGGTGCTCAGTGGATTTCTCGGAGCAGGCAAAACCACACTGCTGAATCACATTTTGTCGAACCGCGAAGGGCTGAAGGTCGCAGTCATTGTTAACGACATGAGTGAGGTCAACATTGACGCGGCTTTGGTGCGCGATGGCAACGCTCAGCTTTCAAGGACCGAGGAGCAGTTGGTTGAAATGTCCAACGGATGCATCTGCTGCACGCTGCGGGAAGATCTGCTGATCGAAGTCAAAAAACTTGCTCAGGAGAACCGATTCGATTATCTGTTGGTTGAATCAACCGGAATCAGTGAACCGATGCCCGTTGCCGAGACTTTTACTTTTGAAGATGAAGACGGCGAGTGCCTGTCCGATGTGGCGGAATTGGACACAATGGTGACCGTTGTTGACGCCGCGAACTTTTTGAGGGACTTCGGTTCGTGGGATGATTTGAACGATCGAAGGATGGGGCTCAGCGAGGAAGACGATCGCAACATCGTCGACTTGCTGGTGGATCAGGTTGAGTTTGCAAACGTGATTATGGTGAACAAAACCGATTTGGTAACACCGGAGCAAACAGGTTTGATCAAGAAGATCATCAGCCAGCTAAACAGTTCGGCCATTGTTCTCGAATCCACCAAAAGCGAGGTCCCACTCGAGAAAGTCCTCGGCACAGGCCGCTTCAAGCTTGATGCCGCACAGGAAATGTCATCGGACTGGCTCGCGATTCCACGCGGTGAAGAGGAAACCGAAACCGAGGAGTATGGCATTTCAAATTTTGTGTTCCGCAGCGATCGTCCATTTCATCCTCAACGGCTTTGGGACGCGGTAGGTGATGACATGGAAGCCGGTCTGTTTCAAAACGTGTTGCGAAGCAAAGGGATCGCGTGGATCGCTTCACGTCATGACTGGGCCTACAATTGGTCCCAAGCCGGTTGTTCGGTTCTGCTCGAGCCCGCCGGATTCTGGTGGGCTTCCGCTCCGAAAGAGTCGTGGCCTGAAGAGGAGGAAGTCATTGCCGAGATCAAGGATCGAATGATTCACGAATACGGTGATCGACAACAAGAGCTTGTTTTTATCGGCCAAAATCTCGATCAGGAACACGTAACTCGCTTGCTCAATGGCTGCCTGTTGACGGATGAAGAGTATGAGCTTGGCCCTGGTTCATGGGAGCATTTTAACGATCCAATGCCACCGATCGAGTTCGACGAGGAGGATTACTCCCAAGGCGAGTACACGAATGATTCGTAG
- a CDS encoding MerC domain-containing protein, whose product MNLTTINPDALDVPDSTWRDSLGIVASVGCAIHCAAMPFVIAYLPALGLSFLADESFHKWMALICFLIAIVAFIPGIRKHGNWIPVSIGAVGLAMITFAAFGLAGECCPSCESGASMTATTTANSTTAMANGEPDSGCDCASCAASEEATEPSVASATEQKKDWLTRLAPWLTPIGGLALVSGHLLNRRYGCLCGCC is encoded by the coding sequence ATGAACCTGACTACAATAAACCCTGATGCATTGGACGTACCTGATTCAACCTGGCGGGATTCATTGGGAATTGTCGCTTCGGTCGGTTGTGCAATTCATTGTGCCGCGATGCCTTTCGTCATCGCCTATTTGCCGGCCTTGGGGCTTAGCTTCCTTGCAGACGAGTCATTTCACAAATGGATGGCGTTGATTTGCTTTCTCATCGCGATCGTTGCTTTCATTCCTGGCATTCGAAAGCACGGAAACTGGATTCCTGTTTCCATCGGTGCAGTCGGGCTGGCCATGATTACGTTTGCGGCATTTGGACTGGCTGGCGAGTGTTGCCCGTCGTGTGAATCAGGTGCTTCGATGACAGCCACCACAACAGCAAACAGCACAACTGCCATGGCAAACGGAGAGCCTGACAGCGGATGTGATTGTGCCTCTTGCGCCGCCAGTGAGGAAGCGACTGAGCCTTCTGTTGCATCAGCGACCGAACAAAAGAAAGATTGGCTAACCCGACTCGCTCCGTGGCTTACACCAATCGGTGGCCTCGCACTTGTTTCCGGACACCTTCTGAACCGGCGTTATGGTTGCCTCTGCGGTTGTTGCTAG
- a CDS encoding Fur family transcriptional regulator gives MSNEFEAIKQAIRDAGLRATPARIATLKLLHGASSPLTHAEVSEELHDLGVDKATVFRNLNDMATAGLLRRTELGDRAWRFELVSDADDEHGAHPHFVCVDCGTVSCMDQIKLTAGSMRLSKEFGDVTEILLRGHCKDCS, from the coding sequence TTGTCGAACGAATTTGAAGCCATCAAGCAGGCTATTCGCGATGCGGGGCTGCGCGCAACGCCAGCGAGAATTGCAACGCTTAAGTTATTGCATGGCGCCAGCTCTCCGTTAACTCACGCGGAAGTTTCCGAAGAGTTGCATGATTTGGGTGTCGACAAAGCTACCGTGTTTCGCAACCTCAACGACATGGCAACCGCCGGCTTGCTCCGGAGAACGGAGCTTGGGGATCGAGCCTGGCGTTTTGAGCTGGTTTCCGACGCAGACGATGAGCACGGAGCGCATCCGCATTTCGTGTGTGTGGATTGTGGTACGGTCTCCTGCATGGATCAGATCAAACTTACCGCCGGAAGTATGCGGCTAAGCAAGGAATTTGGTGATGTCACCGAAATCTTGCTTCGAGGACACTGCAAAGATTGCAGTTAA